Below is a window of Hydrogenimonas sp. DNA.
CGCTTCTGCCGCTATTCAAGGGGGCAAACGCCATAGAGGAGAGCTTCAGAAGCGGCATGAGAGTCGGCGGCGTAACGGTGCACCGGGTAGACTCCACCCTCGACGGAGGAGAGATTATCGAACAGGAGTGCGTCAAAATAGAAGAGGGGGATACGCTGGAGAGTTTCAGGAAGAGAGTTCAAACGGCCGAGCATAAAATTTTGCCCATGGTTGTCGCAAAACTGCTTTCGCTGCCATACCCGAAACAGTCCGCAGGAGGGTCAATCCTGTGAAGAGTCTCCGTTCCGTAAAAGCTTCTCCTCCGAAAGACCCGCATCGTCAGAGATCCTCTTCGGCATACTCTTGCTGCCTCTGGCGCCCAGTCTCTGCAGCTCCTCTACCCTTCTAACTATATTTCCCCTCCCTTCGGTCAACTTTTTCCAGGCGCCGTCGTAACTCTTCTGCAGGGTCTCTATCTGCTTTCCGACCTTCTCCAGATCGTTCGCAAACCCAACGAACTTGTCATAAAGAGCCCCCGCTTTGTTGGCGATCTCCATGGCATTCCGGTTCTGGCGCTCATGCCGCCACGTATTCTCCACGGCCCTGAGCGCCACAAGCAGAGTGGTTGGACTCACCAGTACTATCTTTTTTGAAAAAGCCCTGTCGTAAAGTGTACTGTCGCTCTGCAGAGCCAGCATCAAAGCTCCCTCTATGGGCATGAACATAAATATGAAGTCGAGTGAATTGACCCCCTCCAACGCACCGTAGCTCTTCTGCGCAAGCCTCTCTATATGGTTCCTGACCGCCTCGAGATGAAGCTTGGCGAACTCCTTTTTTCTCTCCTCGTCCTGCTCATTTACATATCGTTCGTATGCTGTGAGCGAAGTTTTGGCATCTACGATGATATCCCTCTTTCCCGGAAGATGGATAACTACATCCGGTCTGAATCTGCGACTCTCCGTATCCTGAAGGCTCACTTCACGCTCATACTCCTCCCCCTCCCTGAGGCCGGAGGCTTCAAGCACCCTCTCAAGCACCATCTCTCCCCAGATGCCCTGCTGCTTGCTGTCGCCTTTGAGAGCACGGGTGAGATTGACGGCATCCTCGCTGATTTTTCTGTTCAGATCCTTCAGTGTCTTTATCTCGTTCAGCAGTGCCGCCATCTCCCTGGTCTCTTCGATATGAACCTGTTCGATACGTTTTTTAAACTCGCTCACCTGCTGCTGCAGCGGCTTTAGAACCTGCTCCACACCCTCTTTGGAAACGATACCGAAACGTCTGCTGTTCTCCTCCATAATCTGGGCCGCGAGCACTTTGAACTCTTTTTGCATCGACTCCCTCGACTCTTTCAGCTCCTCTATACTCTTCCGGGCATGCCGCCTTTCGGCATCCAGGCGCGTATTGGTTTCGCTCAGCTCTTTCTCGAGCTCCAGATTGCGAGACCTGGCGATCTCCAGCATCTCTTCGAGATCCGCGTTTCTGGCTTCGAGATCCGCCAGCCGCTCCAGCCTCTCTTTGAGTGCCGCATTTTCGACCCTGCTCATATTCAGCTGCTCTTCGGTGCCCGAGAGATCGAGCTTCGATTCGGAGAGACTCTTTTCGAGCTCTTCTATCTTCTCCTGGGCAGCCTCCTGCAGCTTCCCGATTCGATCCATATATCGTTTTCCGGCGGAGCGGAAGATAAAAAAGGCGGTCAGAGCGGCAGCGGCAGCACCGACTGCCGCACCCGCCGAAAAATATAACCATATAAGCGGAATCTGCATGGTGTGGGGGTTCCTTTGAATCTAATGATACCACTCTAAAAGTGCAACGAACCGCTCACTATCGTGAGAGTATCGTATTCTGTTTCGAAACAGTAGTCGGCTTTAGATGCCCTTGGGTAAAATAGCAGAGCGTGTTGTGAAGGTCAGTCCCTGTTTTGCATACTCTGTTTTGTCAATGCCCGAACCTCTTTCATAATCTCCCTCTTCGTCTCCATAATGAGTTCCAGCTGTTTTTCGACACTCTCGGCTTCTACGGCCATCTGCGCTTCGAGCTTGGCAATGAGAGCCTCAAGTTCGGCGATACGCTCATTCAGTTGCCTGTTGAGGCTCTTTTCGTGCTCAAGCTCGCGCCTTACGTCACCTACATGCTTGATGCGTTCGAGGAGAGCGGCCTTCTCTATATTTTCCCGGTTCAGGGTCGCTTCCAGCTCTTTGAACTTCTTCTTGAGCGGACGAAGCTCCTGTTCCATCTCTTCATTTGCCTGCAACAGTTCATCCACCTCGACCTGGTACATCGCCTCTTTCCTCTCGGCTTTGCCGCGTGCGAGCACATATCCGCCGACAAAAGCTATAACCGCACCTGCCCCCATACCCAAAAGTAGAAATATCATCTCTTTGTTCATTTGACTCTTTTCCTGAAATAGACTCTAAGGTTGTATAATCGGCTTCTATGACCTAATATTGCGAACCTGTTTTACAAAAAAGCGTAGCTCTCTTTCCACTCTCGCGCAACATTATGTTATATCGGTCGCGTAATATTTTATCATAACTAGACTCCCGAAATGCTGTATCTGTAAAACCCGAATCAGAAAACAGAAACAGAAGTATTTGATGCATACAGTCAGGCGGTTTAGGAAAATTTAAGGCACACCAGCACGGTATCTCAACGGTTTTTTCCAAAGTAGATGGCGGCAATGATCGCGACCGTTCCCCAATCTATGTTTCGGTGCCAGGGAAAGTCCGGATGGAACGGAAGATGCTTCATTCGGGCATGAACAGATCACACGATTACGATAAAATCCTTACACGGCTCACACTCATTCTCCACCGCCTCTACAGCGGCGAATCTCTGAGCGTAAAAGAGCTTGCCGAAGAGTTCAACGTCTCCGCAAAAACCATCCAGAGGGATTTCAACGAGCGACTCATCCGGTTTCCGCTGGAAAAGAGCGGGCGCCGGTGGCGGATGCGGGAGGGGTTCCGTATCGAAAAGGTGCAGGAGAGCGACAACATTCTTGCACTCGAGATTCTGGAAACCATCGCTTCGGGAATAGGAAGCGAGTTCGCCCAGCGCTCCAATATGCTTCTTTCAAAACTGAAAAACCGCACTGCAGCCCCAATCAGTTCATATGTGAACTTCGAAGATATCTCCGGGTTCAAGGAGCTCTTCAGGGAGATTG
It encodes the following:
- a CDS encoding DNA recombination protein RmuC, whose translation is MQIPLIWLYFSAGAAVGAAAAALTAFFIFRSAGKRYMDRIGKLQEAAQEKIEELEKSLSESKLDLSGTEEQLNMSRVENAALKERLERLADLEARNADLEEMLEIARSRNLELEKELSETNTRLDAERRHARKSIEELKESRESMQKEFKVLAAQIMEENSRRFGIVSKEGVEQVLKPLQQQVSEFKKRIEQVHIEETREMAALLNEIKTLKDLNRKISEDAVNLTRALKGDSKQQGIWGEMVLERVLEASGLREGEEYEREVSLQDTESRRFRPDVVIHLPGKRDIIVDAKTSLTAYERYVNEQDEERKKEFAKLHLEAVRNHIERLAQKSYGALEGVNSLDFIFMFMPIEGALMLALQSDSTLYDRAFSKKIVLVSPTTLLVALRAVENTWRHERQNRNAMEIANKAGALYDKFVGFANDLEKVGKQIETLQKSYDGAWKKLTEGRGNIVRRVEELQRLGARGSKSMPKRISDDAGLSEEKLLRNGDSSQD